TTTTCGCTACGTCCGGTTTTTAACTTTGTTCTTTTAGTACAAACTATTGATCTAAAAGGATTATTTTTAGTTTTCCTCTTGCATATTCTCAACCTCATGAGAATATTTAATAAAAGCAGGAGGACATAATGAAAAGATTAGCACCCTTAACTACAGCAATATTGGCCGCTGCCCTGGCTGGCTGTGCGGCCAACCCACGAGCTTACAATCCTGAAGAGTCTCGGGCTTTAAACCTGGCGAGAGCCGGCGGCATCTACACGCCGTTAAAACGACCCACTTGCCCTTAACTGTACTGCGCCACTTTTTTTGAAGTCCGCTCCAGTTCAACATTCCAGGGCAGCAGTCGCTCCAGCTTTTCCAGTGTGTCGGCGTTGGCGATACGCTCCAGCACATGCCGGATGTACGCCGAGGGTTCCAGGTCGTTGGCTTTGGCCGTTTCGATCAGGGAGTAGCAGGTGGCGCTGGCGTGAGCGCCCTGCGGGGTATCCGCGAACAACCAGGCCTTGCGACCCACGGCGAACGGACGGATGGCATTCTCGGCCAGCACGTTGCTGATGTGCAGGTCACCCCGCTCACAGTAGCCGATCAGGGTGGGCCACTGGTTCAGGGTGTATTCCATAGCTTTGCGAGTTAACCCGCCTTTCATCACGCGACCCACGTTGGCGTCCAGCCAGGCCTTGAACGCTTCCAGTCGAGGCAGGCTCGATGCCTGACGGATCTGATAGCGTTCGGCAATGCTCAGGTCCTTGATCTGACGTTCGATGGCATACAGTTTGTTGATGTGACTGAGTGCCACATCCGCTTTGGACAGCTTGGCCTGTTTGCCTTTACCCGCCGGCTTGGCCGCTTTGGTCGCTTCGATGAACTTGCGGCGGGCGTGATCCCAGCAGCCGATGCGGGTCAGCTTATTGGCTGAACAGATCTGCGCATAACCGGAGTAACCATCGGCCTGCAGGACACCCTTGAAGTCATCGAGCAGGCGTACGGGTACCGCTCCGCTTCGGGAAGGATCATAGGCGAACAGGACTGATGGTTGGCTGGGTGGTCCGCCCCGGGTCACCCACATCCATTTATCGGATTGGGCAGCCTTGCCGTCCTCTTTGAGTACCTGGATCCGGGTTTCGTCGGCCTGCAGGTAGGCCGCACTGTTCTGCGCCTCCCGCATCAGGTTGAACAGGGGTTTGAACACCTCATCCAGACGGATGATCCAGTGCGCCATGCTGGTGCGGCTCAGCTCATGGCCCAGACGCTTGAACATCTGCTCCTGACGATACAGCGGCAGACCATCGGCATATTTGGAGGTGATCAGGTAGGCCAGCAGGGCCGGGGTGGCGATGCATTTGCCCAGCGGGTGTGTCGGGCGAGCCGCGGCTACGATCCGCTCGTCGCCGTTCGTCTCGAACACGGCTTTTTCCTGCCAGTATTCCAGTACTTTGAGCTGAGCCGGGATATAGTCCAACTCTTCCTTCACCTTGGTGAAGAAGGTTTTGACGGCCCCGGCCTTCTCTTCATCACTCAGCCGCAGCTCGATGCGCTCACGCAGCAAGCTATCGGAGAAGCCGCGCTGACGGCGTTTGGGTGTAGACGCGGCAGCAGGGGTATCGTCTTCAGCGACTTCAATATCGTCCGGGAGCTGATCCCGCAGCTGATCGATCTCGGCTTCCAGCTCGGACTCATCGAACAGGTGGATCTGGTGGGCCGTTTTCTCACTGCTGGCCGCGAAGCGCTGGATGCGCTGCAAACGCAGCATCTCTTCCAGCAACAGGATGTATTGCTCGCGCTGCTGGAGTTGCCGGTCGCGCTCTTTGACGACCTGATCCCGCTGCTCAAGCTCATCCTCTTTCGAGGCCAGTTGCTGCTGCAGCCCGGCCACCATCGACAGCAAGTCAGCGGTGGATAAACCGCTGAGTTCAGGCGTCTTTGAGGTGGTTTTGGGCTGTGTTTTCATGGGCAAAATTATATCAAAAACAGCCAGTTGAAGCACCCAAAACCCGCTATCCAACGGCCTCATAATGCAAGGTTTTATGGCCTTGCAGCAGGCTGATGTCATAACCATCGAGCAACCAGTTGATCTGTTCGCCGGTCAACGGCATGAGCTCATCAGCCGGGCTTGGCCACTTGAACTTCTCCTCGGCCAGCGCCTTGTAATAGAGGATGAAGCCGTTGTCTTCCCACATCAGGCACTTGATCTTATTGCGCTGCCGGTTGGTGAAGGCATACAGGGCACCGGTAAAAGGGCTATGTCCCAGCTCCTGCTCAACCAGCACCGCCAGACCATTGGCCTGCTTGCGAAAATCAATGGGCTCACGGTACAGATAGATCTCGGGCATGGACCGAGAGGGACGCAGATACCGCGGTTTCATCAGAGCTGCCTCAGGATTGCACCGAGCAGGTCAACATTACCGGCATGCAGGCCTGTAATGGC
This DNA window, taken from Marinobacterium iners, encodes the following:
- the tnpB gene encoding IS66 family insertion sequence element accessory protein TnpB (TnpB, as the term is used for proteins encoded by IS66 family insertion elements, is considered an accessory protein, since TnpC, encoded by a neighboring gene, is a DDE family transposase.); the encoded protein is MPEIYLYREPIDFRKQANGLAVLVEQELGHSPFTGALYAFTNRQRNKIKCLMWEDNGFILYYKALAEEKFKWPSPADELMPLTGEQINWLLDGYDISLLQGHKTLHYEAVG